The window GCGCCGACATCGGCAGCTCTTTCAACGCCGACGGGTTCGACCCTTATGACGGCGAACTGGTGCGCGTGGCCGACCACCTCTCGGCCTTCCTGGAAGCCTACATGTCCGCCCAGTACGGCATCCGTTCCGAATCCATCGACAAGGGTCTGCGCATAGGCGAAAAGTATGCCGGCCAGGTCATCGCGGGTATTGATGTAGGCAGGATCTACGCAGCGTTCTGATACTGCCCAAACCGACTAGGAATTCCATGATATCGTCCTTCAAACGAGTCGCCATCGTCCACTATTGGCTCGTGGGCATGCGCGGAGGGGAAAAGGTCCTCGAGGCCCTATGCAATTTGTTTCCCCAGGCTGACATCTACACGCATGTCTATGATCCGGAAGAGGTCTCGGACACCATCCGGCGCCACAAAGTCCACACGACGTTCATTCAGCGGCTGCCTCGTGCGCGGCGCCTTTACAAGCATTACCTGCCGCTCATGCCACTGGCCCTGGAGCAACTCGACCTGCGCGAATACGATCTGGTCATTAGCAGCGAGTCTGGTCCCGCCAAGGGCGTTTTGACCGGTCCGGATACGCTGCACCTCTGCTATTGCCACACTCCCATGCGCTATTTGTGGGACATGTACCACGAGTACCGGCGCTCCGCCGGTTGGCTGACCGCCGCGCTCATGGTTCCCCTGACTCACTATCTGCGCCTGTGGGATTTTGCCTCGGCCGCACGAGTGGACGGTTTCGCGGCCAATTCCGAGCACGTTGCCCGCAGGGTGCGCAAGCATTACAGGCGCGAATGCACGGTGCTGCATCCACCCGTGGATCTTTCCGCCTGCTCTGCGAGCAGAAGGCGTGAGGATTACTATCTTTTCGTGGGCCAACTCGTGGACTACAAGCGGGCTGATCTGGCCGTGGAAGCCTGCACCAGGCTCGGCAGACGCTTGGTGATCATCGGGGACGGAGAATGCCGCAAGCAACTCCAGAAAAGGGCCGGCAAGGATATCGTGTTCCTGGGTCGGCAACCCGACGCGGTTCTCCGGGAGCACTATGCGCGCTGCCGGGCGCTGCTCTTCCCCGGCGAAGAGGACTTCGGCATTGTCCCTGTGGAAGCTATGGCCAGCGGCGCACCTGTCCTGGCTTACGCTCGCGGCGGAGCTTTGGAAACGGTGCTGGACGGCGTTAGCGGCCTCTTCTTTTCGAATCAGGATGCCGAGAGCCTTGCCACGTGCATGCGCACTTTCGAGCAGCAGGAATCGCGCTTTGATCCGCGCATCATTGCCGAGCACGCGCACAGGTTTTCCTCGCAACATTTCAGTACAGGCTTCCAGGCCTTCCTGGCCCGGCAGGCACAGGAAAGCTGAGGACCATGCTGCCCGGTGGGTAGAGAGCAAGTCGGCGACTCAATTCATATGGCTGAAACCTAATGACTTTTTCGACCATTATGCTGCGCTTGCGCTACCTCGCAGGTGTACCCTCGCGAGTGCAGTTGAAGAGCTTCCCTTTTACTGGTATGTTGACGAGATACGGAGGGATGGCCGAGTGGTTTAAGGCGGCGGTCTTGAAAACCGCTGACGGGGTAACCCGTCCGGGGGTTCAAATCCCTCTCCCTCCGCCAAATCAGAATCCAGCCTTATCCAGCCAAGTCTAAAAATTCAAACAAACCAAGGGGCAGCAGGCTAGAAATAGTCCTGCTTTGTCCTGTTATGTCTTTTGGCATCCGGGGGTAGGTGGGGGTTAGTATGGGGTAAGCAAGCTTCAAAAGGAATCCAGTTACCCCACACATTGGAACCACTGCTATGCCACTAGAGCGTGTTATGAACCATCACGTAAGTGACTGAAGTCCTGCAAGAAACCTTTACAGCTCGCAAGTTCGCTTCTGGTATGATTCCAGCCGCTTGAAAGACCGTTCATGACAGCCTCTGGGATCCTTTAATCAATTTGACTTGATCCATATCCAACAAAATAGCTTGATTAAATCCTTACTTGCCTGTTTGAACTCTTATAATCGTTTCAATTGAGTTTTGATCAATCATCCTGGCAAGGATGGTCATCATGGTTTCGCCATCGCACATATCAGTTACCAGCCTGTGATCTCGCCTGCCTGCCCTCCTGCGGTCTCTCGTGTAGCCCGATTAACTTCATGATCTCGTCCACCGCCAGAATGCTGCTGGCCACGAGAATCGCCAGTCCCCAATCCATGGGCGACAGCTGCACGGTGCCAAAGACCTGGCGTAGGGGCTCCAGGTAGACCGTGGCAAGCTGAAGCATGATGGCCACGGCCAGGCCGAGCACGAGCCAGCGATTGCCCAGGGGGTTCAGGGAAAAGATGGAGCGGTAGTGCGAGCGGGCGTTCAGGGCCTGGAACCATTGGAAGGCGGCCAGAGTCGTGAAGGCCATGGTCCGGGCGTAGTTCTCGCCCTGCGGCAGTTGGTGGACGAAAAGCCCCAGAGTGCCAGCGGCCATGATCGGGGCCAGCAAGGCAATCCTGCGCACCGTGGCCTTGTTCAGGATGCCTTCTTCGGGCGAGCGCGGGGGCCGATCCAATAGGTCGCCGTGGCGTGGCTCCACGCCAAGTGGGACGGTGCTCACGCCGTCGGTCAGCAGGTTGATCCACAGGATCATGACGGCCGTGACCGGCAGCGGCAGCCTCAGGGCCAAGGCGGCAATGAGCGTGATGATCTCGCCCAGGTTGGTGGTCAGCAGAAAGAAGACCACTCGCCGCAGATTGCCGAAGATGCTTCGGCCCTCTTCCACGGCCACGACGATGGTCGCGAAGTTGTCATCGGTTAGGACCATGTCCGAGGCCTCGCGCGCGACCTCGGTGCCTGCCTGGCCCATGGCCACGCCGATGCTCGCGCCCTTGAGTGCCGGGGCGTCGTTTACACCGTCTCCGGTCATGGCCACAATCTCGCCCTGGCTCAGATAGGCGCGCAGGATGCGCACCTTGTGCTCCGGGGAGACCCTGGCGAAGACCGAGGCTCCCTTGGCCCTGCGCCCGAGGTCCTCGTCGCTCATGAAGTCGATGTCCTTGCCGGTCAGAACTTCGTCGCCCTCCTCGGCGATGCCGACCTTACGCGCGATGGCCCTGGCCGTCGCCGCGTGATCGCCGGTGATCATGACCACCTTCATGCCAGCCCGTCGTGCGTCGGCGATGGCCTGGACCGCCTCGGGCCTGGCCGGGTCCACCAGACCCCACATGCCGGCCAGGATCAGCCCGTCCTCGACGTTCTCGGGGCGGATGTCGCCCCCGCCCTGTTTGTGCTCGCGAAAGGCACCTGCCACTACACGCAGCCCCTGGCCGGCCAGTTCGTCGTAAATCCCCTGGATCTCGCGCCTGCGCTCATCGCCAAGCTCGACTGACTCTCCGTCTTCGAGCACGCGCGAGCAGAACTCGAGGATGCGCTCCGGCGCGCCTTTGACCAGGATGAGATCCCGGCCCTCGTCTGGAAAGCGGTGTAGTGAGGCCATGTACTTGCGCTCGCTTGAGAACGGAATCTCGGACTCGGCCGGGTGTTTCTTCCTGGCCTCCTCATAGTCCAGGCCGTGCTTGATGCCGGCCACGAGGACCGCGCCTTCGGTCGGCGAGCCGTCAACCTTCCAACCGCCGTCCGCCTCCGCGATCTCGGCGTGGTTATCCAGGACGCCGATGCGCATGAGCATGTCCAGGGCCTTGTCCCGCTCGCCGAAATTCCCGGAGCCGTCCGAACCACCCTGGCCGCCCGAATCGCCAGACTCTGGACGTATCTCGCCATCAGGCGAGAAACCCTGTCCGGTGACCTCGTAGAAGCGCCCCCCCGCCCACAAGCGCACGGCGGTCATCTGATTCTTGGTGATGGTGCCGGTCTTGTCCGAGCAGATGACCGTGGTCGAGCCCAGGGTCTCCACAGCAGGCAGCTGGCGGATCACGGCATTGCGATCGGCCATCCTGCGCACGCCCAGGGCCAGGGTCACGCTGATAACCACCGGCAACCCCTCGGGAATGGCCGACACGGCCACGGCCACGGAGTAGAGGAGCATCTCCCGCCACTCGTAGCCCGTGAAGTAACCCAGGGCGAAAACGCCACCGGCCAAGCCTACGGCGGCTACGCCGATGGCGATGGAAAGCCGGCGCAGCCGACGCTGGAGCGGAGTCTCGCCGCGCTCGGCCTGGCGGACCTCCCCTGCGATATTGCCCATCTCGGTGTCCATGCCCGTGGCCACGACCACGGCGCGACCTCGCCCGCCGGTGACATGGGTGGACATGAACAGCATGTTGCCGCGCTCCGAGACCGGAGCGTCAGCCTCGACCCGGTCGGGCTTCTTGTCCACAGGCTCGGACTCGCCGGTCAGGGCCGACTCGTCCACCTTGAGTTCCGAGGCCTCGATGAGCCGTGCGTCGGCGGCAACGCTGTCGCCCGATTCCACAAGCAGGATGTCGCCGGGCACGATGTCCCTGGACTCGACCTCTTTGCCCTTGCCGCCGCGCCTTACCTTGGCGCGCGGGGCGGACATCTTCTTGAGGGCTTCCAGGGCGCGCTCGGCCCGGTACTCCTGGACTACGCCGAGGATGGTGTTGAGCAGCACGACCACGGCGATGACGATCGTGTCGATGGTCTTGCCCGCAAGCAGAGAGACCGCGGCCGCGGCAGCCAGCAGGTAGATGAGCGGGCTCTTGAGTTGCTTGAGCACGACCCCGAGCAGGCTCTTGCCCTCGGTCCCTTCCAGGGCATTGGGTCCGTGCTCGTCAAGCCGCTTCTCGGCTTCGTCAGGGGAAAGCCCGTCTCGATCCGTCTCAAGCCGCTCAAGTACCTTGTCTAGTTCCTGGGCATGCCACTCGGCCCG is drawn from Desulfocurvibacter africanus subsp. africanus DSM 2603 and contains these coding sequences:
- a CDS encoding cation-translocating P-type ATPase, which translates into the protein MANTDRNAGRAEWHAQELDKVLERLETDRDGLSPDEAEKRLDEHGPNALEGTEGKSLLGVVLKQLKSPLIYLLAAAAAVSLLAGKTIDTIVIAVVVLLNTILGVVQEYRAERALEALKKMSAPRAKVRRGGKGKEVESRDIVPGDILLVESGDSVAADARLIEASELKVDESALTGESEPVDKKPDRVEADAPVSERGNMLFMSTHVTGGRGRAVVVATGMDTEMGNIAGEVRQAERGETPLQRRLRRLSIAIGVAAVGLAGGVFALGYFTGYEWREMLLYSVAVAVSAIPEGLPVVISVTLALGVRRMADRNAVIRQLPAVETLGSTTVICSDKTGTITKNQMTAVRLWAGGRFYEVTGQGFSPDGEIRPESGDSGGQGGSDGSGNFGERDKALDMLMRIGVLDNHAEIAEADGGWKVDGSPTEGAVLVAGIKHGLDYEEARKKHPAESEIPFSSERKYMASLHRFPDEGRDLILVKGAPERILEFCSRVLEDGESVELGDERRREIQGIYDELAGQGLRVVAGAFREHKQGGGDIRPENVEDGLILAGMWGLVDPARPEAVQAIADARRAGMKVVMITGDHAATARAIARKVGIAEEGDEVLTGKDIDFMSDEDLGRRAKGASVFARVSPEHKVRILRAYLSQGEIVAMTGDGVNDAPALKGASIGVAMGQAGTEVAREASDMVLTDDNFATIVVAVEEGRSIFGNLRRVVFFLLTTNLGEIITLIAALALRLPLPVTAVMILWINLLTDGVSTVPLGVEPRHGDLLDRPPRSPEEGILNKATVRRIALLAPIMAAGTLGLFVHQLPQGENYARTMAFTTLAAFQWFQALNARSHYRSIFSLNPLGNRWLVLGLAVAIMLQLATVYLEPLRQVFGTVQLSPMDWGLAILVASSILAVDEIMKLIGLHERPQEGRQARSQAGN
- a CDS encoding glycosyltransferase, producing MISSFKRVAIVHYWLVGMRGGEKVLEALCNLFPQADIYTHVYDPEEVSDTIRRHKVHTTFIQRLPRARRLYKHYLPLMPLALEQLDLREYDLVISSESGPAKGVLTGPDTLHLCYCHTPMRYLWDMYHEYRRSAGWLTAALMVPLTHYLRLWDFASAARVDGFAANSEHVARRVRKHYRRECTVLHPPVDLSACSASRRREDYYLFVGQLVDYKRADLAVEACTRLGRRLVIIGDGECRKQLQKRAGKDIVFLGRQPDAVLREHYARCRALLFPGEEDFGIVPVEAMASGAPVLAYARGGALETVLDGVSGLFFSNQDAESLATCMRTFEQQESRFDPRIIAEHAHRFSSQHFSTGFQAFLARQAQES